A part of Desulfomicrobium baculatum DSM 4028 genomic DNA contains:
- the feoB gene encoding ferrous iron transport protein B: MNATMALMGNPNSGKTTLFNNLTGARQHVGNYPGITVEKREGRLKIDELDITVVDLPGTYSLTAYTQDELVARNFLIEKNPDAVVTVLDATNLERSLYLVLQILELGTPVIVALNMMDEVRRKGVIIDTGRLAKLLDTPILEMVARTGEGREELLKEARRAVLERRPTRTELRISYGRDLDETLDAMQTVIESSNFMDGRYPSRWLSLKYLENDAEVLAQGQSTPDVHSRLLQMTAALAEHCRKTLNTEPECLIADYRYGFITGLLKDGVVTRPTTQARFDITDKLDAVLTNRLAGPFLMFAIIYLMFELTFTLGEIPMGWVESFFGWLSETATSILPEGLLSSLIVSGIIDGVGGVLGFTPLIMIMFFFLSFLEDSGYMARMAYMLDRVFRIFGLHGCSVMPFIISGGIPGGCAVPGVMAARTLRSPKEKIATVLTAPFLSCGAKVPVFLLLAAAFFPGSGASALFWITLGGWVMALLAARLLRSTVIKGEATPFVMELPPYRMPTLKGMCLHTWERVWQYIKKAGTVILAISILLWAAMTFPGPSEEQTARFADERLATQAMSWDNDQALEEALTEIDNAEAQEALRSSLAGMVGTALEPVSRPAGFDWRTNIALLGGFAAKEVIVSSLGTAYSLGEVDPEESTGLSEKLRTDPAWNMWVAVSLIAFVLLYAPCFVTVAVIGREIGWKWAAFSVGFNTVLAYGVSVTIYQVGMTL, from the coding sequence ATGAACGCCACCATGGCCCTGATGGGCAACCCCAATTCCGGCAAGACAACCCTGTTCAACAACCTGACCGGCGCGCGCCAGCATGTGGGCAACTATCCAGGGATCACCGTGGAAAAACGCGAAGGCCGCCTCAAGATCGATGAGCTCGACATCACCGTGGTCGACCTGCCGGGCACCTATTCCCTGACCGCCTACACCCAGGACGAACTGGTGGCGCGAAATTTTCTGATCGAGAAAAATCCCGACGCCGTGGTCACGGTGCTGGACGCCACCAATCTGGAGCGCTCGCTCTATCTTGTGCTCCAAATCCTGGAACTCGGCACTCCGGTCATCGTGGCGCTGAACATGATGGACGAGGTCCGCCGCAAAGGCGTGATCATCGACACGGGGCGTCTCGCAAAACTCCTGGACACGCCGATTCTCGAAATGGTGGCGCGCACGGGGGAAGGCCGCGAAGAGCTGCTGAAAGAAGCGCGCAGGGCCGTGCTCGAACGGCGCCCCACGCGCACGGAGCTACGCATCTCCTACGGCCGTGACCTCGACGAGACGTTGGACGCCATGCAGACCGTGATCGAGTCCTCCAATTTCATGGACGGGCGCTACCCGTCCCGTTGGCTCAGTCTCAAATACCTGGAAAATGATGCCGAAGTCCTTGCCCAGGGCCAGTCAACGCCGGATGTGCATTCGCGGCTGCTGCAGATGACCGCCGCCCTGGCCGAGCATTGCCGCAAGACCCTGAACACGGAGCCGGAGTGCCTCATTGCCGACTACCGTTACGGGTTCATCACCGGGCTCTTGAAGGACGGAGTTGTGACCCGGCCCACCACCCAGGCCCGCTTCGACATCACGGACAAGCTCGACGCCGTGCTGACGAACCGCCTGGCGGGGCCTTTTCTCATGTTCGCCATAATCTACCTGATGTTTGAACTGACCTTCACCCTGGGTGAGATACCCATGGGCTGGGTGGAGTCCTTTTTTGGCTGGCTGAGCGAAACGGCCACATCCATACTGCCCGAGGGGCTGCTCAGCTCGCTCATCGTCTCCGGCATCATCGACGGCGTAGGCGGTGTGCTCGGCTTCACCCCGCTGATCATGATCATGTTCTTCTTTCTCTCCTTTCTGGAGGATTCGGGCTACATGGCGCGCATGGCCTACATGCTCGACCGCGTCTTCCGCATCTTCGGCCTGCACGGCTGCTCGGTCATGCCCTTCATCATCTCCGGCGGCATCCCCGGCGGCTGTGCCGTGCCCGGAGTCATGGCGGCCCGTACCCTCAGAAGCCCCAAGGAGAAAATCGCCACGGTCCTGACCGCGCCTTTCCTAAGCTGCGGCGCCAAGGTGCCCGTCTTCCTGCTCCTGGCCGCGGCCTTCTTTCCGGGCTCCGGAGCCAGCGCCCTGTTCTGGATCACCCTCGGCGGCTGGGTCATGGCCCTGCTTGCGGCCCGGCTCCTGCGCTCCACCGTGATCAAGGGGGAGGCCACGCCCTTTGTCATGGAGCTTCCGCCCTACCGCATGCCCACCTTGAAAGGCATGTGCCTGCACACCTGGGAACGGGTCTGGCAGTACATCAAAAAGGCCGGCACCGTGATCCTGGCCATCTCCATCCTGCTCTGGGCGGCCATGACCTTTCCCGGCCCGTCCGAGGAACAGACCGCCAGATTCGCGGATGAACGCCTCGCCACCCAGGCCATGAGCTGGGACAACGACCAGGCCCTGGAAGAAGCCCTGACAGAAATCGACAACGCCGAAGCCCAGGAGGCCCTGCGTTCCTCCCTGGCCGGCATGGTCGGCACGGCGCTGGAACCCGTGTCGAGGCCCGCTGGCTTCGACTGGCGCACCAACATCGCCCTGCTGGGCGGATTCGCGGCCAAGGAAGTCATCGTTTCGAGCCTCGGCACCGCCTACTCCCTGGGCGAAGTGGACCCGGAAGAGAGCACCGGGCT
- a CDS encoding FeoA family protein: MQQPITLRSMQANQSGIIDSISASGELGRRIRDMGLVPGTQVTIMGRAPLKDPVALRLRDFTLTLRNNEADQIMVNVNTSGENVS, from the coding sequence ATGCAGCAACCCATCACCCTCAGATCCATGCAGGCCAATCAATCCGGCATCATCGATTCCATCAGCGCTTCCGGCGAGCTTGGCCGACGCATTCGCGACATGGGGCTTGTGCCCGGCACCCAGGTCACCATCATGGGCCGCGCCCCGCTCAAGGATCCGGTGGCCTTAAGGCTGCGGGATTTTACCCTGACCCTGCGCAACAATGAAGCCGACCAGATCATGGTCAACGTCAACACAAGCGGAGAAAACGTTTCATGA
- a CDS encoding FeoB-associated Cys-rich membrane protein — MNFDMLITLGIIAAAAVYLLRRHFKKGNPCCGCSGCSGTLEPKPLHDCCPKKD; from the coding sequence ATGAATTTCGACATGCTCATCACCCTAGGCATCATAGCCGCTGCGGCCGTCTATCTCCTGCGCCGCCATTTCAAGAAAGGCAACCCGTGCTGCGGATGTTCCGGTTGTTCAGGCACGCTCGAACCAAAGCCCCTTCACGACTGCTGCCCCAAAAAAGACTGA
- a CDS encoding DsrE family protein, producing MKVVFHLDLDEEKVLRIALTNMENLRAAKPGARINLLVNGPAVKFFRKNGEDEFLERIKNLIQAEVTVFVCQNALRAFDISETDLCPGCETVPAGVVALIKLQQQGCAYIKP from the coding sequence ATGAAGGTCGTCTTTCACCTGGACCTGGACGAAGAAAAGGTTCTGCGCATCGCCCTGACCAACATGGAAAACCTGCGCGCCGCCAAACCAGGAGCACGCATCAATCTGCTGGTCAATGGACCCGCGGTCAAATTTTTCCGCAAGAACGGCGAGGATGAATTCCTGGAGCGCATCAAAAACCTGATCCAGGCCGAGGTAACGGTCTTCGTGTGCCAGAACGCCCTGCGCGCCTTCGACATCTCCGAAACAGACCTCTGTCCCGGATGCGAAACCGTGCCCGCCGGAGTGGTCGCCCTGATTAAACTGCAGCAGCAGGGCTGCGCGTACATCAAACCGTAA
- a CDS encoding MBL fold metallo-hydrolase, whose product MSHFSAIHEIDAGEFSVRSVLIRGTRFCLIWDTLTSPRDMTRFAEICAGQQCIVVYSHADWDHVQGTAALQSPIIVGHVGCAHRFGIEARQTLADMQAREPGKWDEVKLIPPHITFESRLDLDLGGITVQLHALPGHTPDTIVGFIPEMELLLAGDAVESPLPCVPADCDLDAWIEALRRWRKHEGVGKVIPSHGPMGGKDILDSTIDYLDGLRRGENRVLPEGLSAFYASTHLDNMKNRSTGTGS is encoded by the coding sequence ATGAGCCACTTCAGCGCAATCCACGAAATTGACGCGGGGGAATTTTCAGTCCGCAGCGTCTTGATTCGAGGCACCCGCTTTTGCCTGATTTGGGACACCCTGACCAGCCCGCGCGACATGACCCGCTTCGCCGAAATCTGCGCCGGGCAGCAGTGCATAGTCGTCTACAGCCACGCCGACTGGGACCATGTGCAGGGCACGGCGGCCTTGCAGAGCCCGATTATCGTCGGCCACGTGGGCTGCGCCCATCGCTTCGGCATCGAGGCCCGGCAGACCCTGGCCGACATGCAAGCCCGCGAACCGGGCAAATGGGACGAGGTCAAGCTCATCCCCCCGCACATCACCTTCGAGAGCCGCCTTGATCTGGACCTTGGCGGCATCACGGTCCAGCTGCACGCCCTGCCTGGGCATACCCCGGATACCATCGTGGGTTTCATCCCGGAAATGGAACTCCTGCTGGCCGGGGACGCGGTGGAGTCGCCCCTGCCCTGCGTGCCCGCAGACTGCGACCTTGATGCATGGATAGAGGCGCTGCGCCGCTGGCGCAAGCACGAAGGGGTCGGCAAGGTCATTCCATCCCATGGCCCGATGGGCGGCAAGGACATTCTGGACAGCACCATCGACTACCTCGACGGCCTGCGCCGAGGCGAAAACAGAGTCTTGCCTGAAGGGCTGTCTGCGTTTTACGCCAGTACGCACCTGGACAACATGAAAAACCGTAGCACCGGCACCGGATCGTAA
- the zntB gene encoding zinc transporter ZntB — MTTPNSSTPNAYWILDGQGHGALQAWMPGQDVPQENGLAWFHLNYADATARDWLLRSELLSIPVAESLLDEETRPRVLHHGEGLLLTLRGVNLNPGAEPEDMVSIRIWIEEGRIISTRKRRLKSVKAVQTLLEAGQGPRSSGEFLAMLLRLMTDNIGEVIEALEDKMAEVEEKIVEHRGATARENLADLRRQAIALRRYLAPQREALSRLTTEQVPWMSPDDHFRIRETTDELIRHIENLDAVRERAALAHEEFVNHATEQLNRRMFMLSVVTVIFLPLGFLTGLFGINVGGIPGAASPWGFAAFCLGVALAAAGIVLIFKRSRWL; from the coding sequence ATGACGACGCCCAACTCATCGACTCCCAACGCATACTGGATTCTCGACGGGCAAGGCCATGGAGCGCTTCAGGCCTGGATGCCGGGACAAGACGTACCGCAAGAAAACGGCCTTGCATGGTTCCACCTGAACTATGCCGACGCAACAGCCCGAGACTGGCTGCTGCGATCCGAACTGCTGAGCATTCCCGTGGCCGAGTCCCTGCTGGATGAGGAAACACGCCCTCGCGTACTTCATCACGGCGAAGGGCTGCTCTTGACGCTGCGCGGAGTGAACCTCAACCCCGGCGCCGAACCCGAGGACATGGTCTCCATACGAATCTGGATCGAGGAAGGCCGGATCATCTCCACGCGCAAACGCCGGCTCAAATCCGTGAAAGCTGTCCAGACCTTGCTCGAAGCAGGGCAGGGTCCGCGAAGCAGCGGGGAATTCCTGGCGATGCTCCTGAGGCTCATGACGGACAACATCGGTGAGGTCATCGAAGCATTGGAAGACAAAATGGCCGAGGTGGAAGAGAAAATCGTCGAACATCGCGGAGCCACGGCCCGCGAGAATCTGGCGGATCTGCGCAGGCAGGCCATCGCGCTACGCCGCTATCTCGCGCCGCAGCGCGAAGCCCTGTCACGGCTGACCACCGAGCAGGTGCCATGGATGAGCCCGGACGATCATTTCCGCATCCGCGAAACCACGGACGAACTTATCCGGCACATAGAAAATCTTGACGCGGTTCGTGAACGCGCGGCCCTCGCCCATGAGGAGTTTGTGAACCACGCCACGGAGCAGTTGAACCGGCGCATGTTCATGCTCTCCGTGGTGACGGTCATCTTCCTGCCGCTGGGATTTTTGACGGGACTTTTCGGCATCAATGTGGGCGGTATCCCCGGAGCCGCGAGCCCATGGGGATTTGCCGCTTTCTGTCTGGGTGTCGCGCTGGCCGCGGCGGGCATCGTCCTGATCTTCAAGCGGTCACGCTGGCTATAA
- a CDS encoding diguanylate cyclase domain-containing protein encodes MTTPLDILIVDDRPENLLTLEHLLENPELNIVRAGSGQEALARLLDHDFALVLLDVQMPDMDGFETAELMRGNKRTRHIPIIFVTASHTEHQHIFRGYDSGAVDYLFKPLDPQMLYCKVRIFLEIHRQRQALQCKTRELDARIAELNLLQAELEEKNRQLQLLSSLDGLTGIPNRRQFDEMLSLEWSRMAREKTPLSLIILDVDHFKLFNDRYGHLAGDSCLRRVALALATMLRRPADMVARYGGEEFAAILPGTSLEGAQVVAESMRQTVTELAIEHLDSPVRGVLTVSLGVSSVIPIPGCIPADLIQAADQGLYQAKQEGRDRWVRADCVPLSCRSPWK; translated from the coding sequence ATGACAACACCACTTGATATCTTGATCGTGGACGATCGCCCGGAAAACCTGCTGACCCTGGAACACCTCCTGGAAAACCCGGAGCTGAACATCGTGCGCGCGGGCTCCGGTCAGGAAGCCCTGGCCCGCCTGCTCGACCACGATTTCGCCCTGGTGCTTCTGGACGTGCAGATGCCGGACATGGACGGATTCGAGACGGCGGAACTGATGCGCGGCAACAAGCGCACCCGGCACATCCCCATCATCTTTGTCACCGCCAGCCATACCGAGCATCAACACATATTCCGCGGGTACGATTCCGGGGCCGTGGACTATCTGTTCAAACCCCTGGACCCGCAGATGCTCTACTGCAAGGTCCGAATATTTCTCGAGATTCATCGCCAACGTCAGGCCCTGCAGTGCAAGACGCGGGAGCTTGACGCCAGGATCGCCGAACTGAACCTGCTGCAGGCCGAGCTGGAAGAAAAAAATCGCCAGCTGCAGCTCTTGTCATCCCTGGACGGGCTGACGGGCATCCCCAACCGGCGTCAGTTCGACGAAATGCTCTCCCTTGAGTGGAGCCGTATGGCGCGTGAGAAAACCCCCCTTTCACTCATTATTCTGGATGTGGATCATTTCAAGCTTTTCAACGATCGCTACGGCCACCTGGCCGGAGACAGTTGCCTGCGTCGCGTGGCCTTGGCCTTGGCGACCATGCTGAGGCGCCCCGCCGACATGGTCGCGCGCTACGGCGGGGAAGAATTCGCGGCCATCCTGCCGGGCACCAGCCTTGAGGGAGCGCAGGTGGTGGCGGAGAGCATGCGCCAGACCGTGACCGAGCTTGCCATCGAACACCTGGATTCGCCGGTCCGGGGCGTGCTCACCGTCAGCCTGGGTGTGAGCTCGGTCATCCCGATTCCCGGATGCATTCCCGCAGACCTGATCCAGGCCGCGGACCAGGGACTCTACCAGGCCAAGCAGGAAGGCCGTGACCGCTGGGTCCGCGCCGATTGCGTGCCCCTGTCCTGCCGGTCGCCCTGGAAATAG
- a CDS encoding chemotaxis protein CheB has product MKRAFKAVVVGVSSGGLEALKIFVPGLRKDLAVPVLIVQHLSPQADSYLPARLDEVSGLTVKEAEDKELLQAGVAYVAPPDYHLLVEADGSLTLSVDPKVNFSRPSVDVLFETASDAFGAALIGVVLTGANQDGAKGLARIKRRGGVAIVQSPESAQAEAMPRAALESTNVDHVLPLRDIAPFLNNLIGPSHDNTT; this is encoded by the coding sequence ATGAAGAGAGCGTTCAAGGCAGTGGTCGTCGGAGTCTCTTCCGGGGGGCTTGAAGCCCTCAAGATTTTTGTCCCGGGACTGCGCAAGGATCTGGCCGTGCCGGTCCTCATCGTGCAGCACCTCTCGCCGCAGGCGGACTCCTATCTGCCTGCGCGCCTGGACGAGGTGAGCGGACTCACCGTCAAGGAGGCCGAGGACAAGGAGCTGTTGCAGGCCGGCGTGGCGTACGTGGCGCCACCCGATTATCACCTGCTGGTGGAGGCGGACGGGAGCCTGACCTTGAGCGTGGACCCGAAAGTGAATTTCTCACGGCCCTCGGTGGATGTACTGTTCGAGACCGCGTCCGACGCTTTCGGAGCCGCGCTCATCGGCGTAGTCCTGACTGGGGCCAACCAGGACGGAGCCAAAGGACTGGCCCGCATCAAGCGCCGGGGAGGGGTGGCCATCGTGCAGTCACCGGAATCGGCCCAGGCAGAAGCCATGCCAAGGGCCGCCCTGGAGTCCACCAACGTGGACCATGTTTTGCCCCTACGCGACATCGCCCCCTTTCTGAACAACCTGATTGGACCGAGCCATGACAACACCACTTGA
- a CDS encoding CheR family methyltransferase produces MNVHPETERIELRLLLEAIYLKYGYDFRNYSMAHLKRRAEYRLSLSGLGSISQLQHAVLHDENMFLIFLQDLSINVSEMFRDPPFYKALRNDILPMLGTYPSFRIWHAGCSAGQEVYSMSILLHEAGMRERGQIYATDFNRAILEQAREAAFPLAQLKDYTTKYQQAGGENSFADYYAANDQRAVLRPFLKDRIFFSEHNLVTDGVFGEMHLIVCRNVLIYFDRELQDRVVGLFVDSLCPGGFLCLGSKESLKFSKHADKFEVVREKEKIYRKRRDA; encoded by the coding sequence ATGAACGTCCATCCCGAGACCGAGCGCATCGAACTGCGCCTGCTGCTGGAAGCCATCTACCTCAAATACGGGTATGACTTCCGCAATTACTCCATGGCCCACCTCAAGCGACGCGCCGAGTACCGACTCAGCCTGTCCGGGCTGGGTTCCATCTCGCAGTTGCAGCACGCGGTCCTGCATGACGAAAACATGTTCCTGATTTTTCTGCAGGATCTGTCCATCAACGTCTCGGAGATGTTCAGGGACCCGCCGTTCTACAAGGCGCTCAGAAACGATATTCTCCCCATGCTGGGCACCTATCCGTCCTTCAGGATCTGGCATGCGGGCTGCTCCGCCGGGCAGGAAGTCTATTCCATGTCCATCCTGCTGCACGAGGCGGGAATGCGCGAGCGGGGGCAGATCTACGCCACGGATTTCAACCGCGCCATTCTGGAACAGGCCCGGGAAGCCGCCTTTCCGCTGGCGCAGCTCAAGGACTACACGACCAAATACCAGCAGGCGGGCGGGGAAAACTCTTTTGCCGACTACTATGCAGCCAACGACCAGCGCGCGGTGCTGCGCCCGTTCCTGAAGGACCGGATCTTTTTTTCCGAGCACAACCTGGTCACGGACGGAGTTTTTGGCGAAATGCACCTGATCGTCTGTCGCAACGTACTCATCTACTTCGACCGCGAGTTGCAGGACAGGGTGGTGGGCCTTTTTGTGGACAGTCTGTGCCCAGGCGGGTTTTTGTGCCTGGGAAGCAAGGAAAGCCTCAAATTTTCCAAACATGCGGACAAATTTGAAGTCGTGCGGGAAAAGGAAAAAATATACCGCAAGCGCAGGGACGCATGA